One Robbsia sp. KACC 23696 DNA segment encodes these proteins:
- the hemDX gene encoding fused uroporphyrinogen-III synthase HemD/membrane protein HemX, protein MSTARPFAAILTRPAGQSAPLATLLARGGVEVIDFPLIGIAPTDDVASLQGVLATLQASPRAYRLVFFVSPNAVAHAFAYAASQGLDLAAVWRADNALGPAVEGASLAAESPSPSAIADGDAEAYSSRPSLSSPFSGGTLIAAVGPGTLLALGEHGIHPASHRLVAPEGADTVAAAMRSGDATQGSDAVRFDSEALVAALDTVVPRAAWQDARVLIVRGDGGREWFADLLRDAGARIDIACAYRRMLPSPDTAAWRPIEAAMDAPPAQAGAAAWVLGSSEAVRNLRALAGARFGEGERLRALLRMPVLAPHPRIADAAERAGFDTIWHPGAGDLNLARTIFAASERLTKQQNTDGMTEEKTGNTAATAAASPGATAASGSAAQGAQTSASKRFGASYRGGGSPAGNGAARRGTVGLLWVVVVVAVAGAAGGGWWLNERFNHALDAVRAHQAAGDSALSDAQQKSAQSLSAAQQLNAQLTALSGKVSDTQTQQQALRQMYQDLARNHDDWVMTQAEQTLSSANQQLQLTGNVHMALYALQNADSELSTSSAPQVLDVRRAIASDIDKLNAVKVVDVPGLALRLDQAIAKVDGLPLSGDVAPRADAGGTAASSSTAASMPAASASDAAADAAIAPWYKGGVFTAAYWRAAWAKLTHRAGDSASRMVTIRRIDRSSADAMLIAPDQDAYLRENVTLRLLSARLSLLAHNEAAMQSDLAAADDALAKYFDPSAPAVEQVRTTIASVRAAAQHVDVPTIDGSLQALRQNKSRG, encoded by the coding sequence TTGAGTACGGCGCGCCCTTTCGCGGCGATCCTGACGCGTCCGGCGGGGCAATCGGCACCGTTGGCGACGCTGCTGGCGCGGGGCGGCGTCGAGGTGATCGATTTTCCGCTGATCGGCATCGCGCCGACCGACGATGTGGCGTCGCTGCAAGGCGTCCTGGCGACGCTGCAGGCGTCGCCGCGCGCCTATCGTCTGGTGTTCTTCGTCTCGCCGAATGCCGTCGCGCACGCCTTCGCGTATGCGGCGTCGCAGGGTCTCGATCTGGCCGCTGTCTGGCGTGCCGATAATGCTTTGGGGCCCGCGGTCGAAGGCGCCAGCCTGGCGGCCGAGTCGCCATCGCCATCGGCAATCGCTGACGGCGATGCAGAAGCCTATTCGTCGCGCCCTTCGCTCTCATCGCCTTTTAGCGGCGGCACGCTGATCGCCGCGGTCGGGCCCGGGACCTTGCTTGCCCTGGGCGAGCACGGCATCCATCCGGCCAGCCACCGCCTCGTGGCGCCCGAGGGCGCCGATACGGTCGCGGCCGCGATGCGCTCCGGGGATGCGACGCAGGGCAGCGATGCCGTGCGGTTCGATTCGGAAGCCCTCGTTGCCGCTTTGGATACCGTCGTGCCGCGTGCGGCGTGGCAGGACGCGCGTGTCTTGATCGTGCGCGGCGACGGGGGGCGCGAGTGGTTCGCGGACCTGTTGCGGGACGCCGGCGCACGTATCGATATCGCGTGCGCGTATCGGCGCATGCTGCCGAGCCCGGACACCGCGGCGTGGCGCCCGATCGAGGCGGCGATGGACGCGCCACCGGCGCAGGCTGGGGCAGCAGCGTGGGTGCTGGGCAGTTCCGAGGCGGTGCGCAATCTGCGCGCCTTGGCGGGCGCCCGATTTGGCGAGGGCGAACGCCTGCGGGCCTTGCTTCGCATGCCGGTGCTGGCGCCGCATCCGCGAATCGCCGATGCAGCCGAACGCGCGGGTTTTGATACGATATGGCATCCCGGTGCGGGGGATCTGAATCTGGCCCGCACGATTTTCGCGGCCTCCGAACGACTGACAAAACAGCAGAACACCGACGGCATGACAGAAGAGAAGACAGGCAATACGGCTGCCACGGCAGCGGCTTCACCCGGCGCGACGGCCGCTTCCGGTTCGGCGGCGCAAGGCGCGCAGACAAGCGCGTCCAAGCGATTCGGTGCCTCCTATCGGGGGGGCGGTAGCCCTGCGGGCAATGGCGCCGCGCGTCGCGGAACCGTCGGTTTGCTCTGGGTCGTAGTCGTTGTGGCGGTAGCGGGCGCCGCCGGTGGCGGCTGGTGGCTCAACGAGCGATTCAACCATGCGCTGGACGCTGTGCGTGCGCACCAGGCTGCGGGCGATTCGGCGCTGTCCGATGCGCAGCAGAAGAGCGCGCAATCGTTGAGCGCCGCGCAGCAATTGAACGCGCAGTTGACCGCCTTGTCCGGAAAAGTCAGCGACACGCAAACGCAGCAACAGGCCTTGCGGCAGATGTATCAGGATCTGGCGCGCAACCATGATGATTGGGTCATGACGCAGGCGGAGCAAACGCTGTCGAGCGCGAACCAGCAGTTGCAGCTCACCGGCAACGTCCACATGGCGTTATACGCGTTGCAGAACGCCGATAGCGAGCTGTCGACCAGCAGCGCGCCGCAGGTCCTCGATGTGCGCCGCGCGATTGCGTCCGACATCGACAAGCTGAACGCGGTGAAGGTGGTGGACGTACCGGGCCTTGCGTTACGGCTCGACCAAGCGATCGCCAAGGTGGATGGCCTCCCGCTCTCGGGCGACGTCGCGCCGCGCGCGGATGCCGGCGGCACGGCGGCCTCGTCTTCGACGGCGGCGTCGATGCCCGCCGCCTCCGCGTCGGACGCCGCTGCGGACGCTGCGATTGCGCCTTGGTACAAGGGCGGCGTGTTCACTGCGGCGTATTGGCGGGCGGCATGGGCGAAGCTGACGCATCGTGCCGGTGATTCGGCATCGCGGATGGTCACGATCCGGCGTATCGATCGGTCGAGCGCCGACGCGATGCTGATTGCGCCGGACCAGGACGCGTATCTGCGTGAGAATGTCACGTTGCGCCTGCTGTCCGCGCGCCTGTCGCTGCTTGCGCATAACGAGGCGGCGATGCAGTCGGATCTGGCGGCGGCGGACGATGCGCTGGCGAAGTATTTCGACCCGTCGGCGCCAGCGGTCGAGCAGGTCCGCACGACGATCGCCAGCGTACGTGCCGCGGCGCAGCATGTCGATGTTCCCACGATCGACGGCAGCCTGCAGGCCTTGCGTCAGAACAAGTCGCGAGGCTGA
- a CDS encoding heme biosynthesis protein HemY gives MTLRGLIWIAALFAIAVGFALAGHAQQGHVILLYPPYRLDMTLHVLIGAIVALFVVLYIAIRLLRSIWKMPERFAGFRSRSRTAKANAALRDALAHFHSGRFSRAEKSARSAAAVRDNVDSAGMIGALAAHRMRETARRDAWLDSIKGNAWWDAKLLALAEMQEDANDPQAALNSLNALEAQGARRLRAQQLALRAHQDLHHWDDVLRIVKLLEKREAIDPASAAQTKRQAAEHALRERRHDAVKLMEAWKNLPTDTRLAPRVADLAASLLIDLDRADDARRIVEQALAVQWDGKLVRRYGGCGGSDPLPAIQRAETWQAAHPNDPDLSFALGALCIQQRLWGKAQSFLETALKYADHPAMTVRTHRLLGDMYESLGNADEAARHYREGARAFDLH, from the coding sequence ATGACGCTCAGAGGATTGATCTGGATCGCGGCGCTGTTCGCGATTGCTGTCGGGTTTGCATTGGCGGGTCATGCGCAGCAGGGGCATGTGATTCTGCTGTATCCGCCGTATCGGCTCGATATGACGCTGCACGTGCTGATCGGTGCGATCGTCGCCCTGTTCGTCGTGCTGTATATCGCGATCCGCTTGCTGCGCAGCATTTGGAAAATGCCGGAGCGTTTCGCCGGTTTCCGCTCGCGCTCGCGCACCGCAAAGGCCAATGCGGCATTACGCGATGCGCTCGCGCACTTCCATTCAGGTCGGTTCTCGCGCGCGGAGAAGTCGGCGCGCAGTGCCGCCGCGGTGCGTGACAATGTCGACAGCGCCGGTATGATCGGCGCGCTCGCGGCGCATCGGATGCGGGAGACGGCGCGTCGCGATGCCTGGCTCGACAGTATCAAGGGCAATGCCTGGTGGGATGCGAAACTGCTCGCGCTGGCCGAGATGCAAGAGGACGCGAACGATCCGCAGGCGGCATTGAACTCTCTGAATGCCTTGGAGGCGCAAGGTGCGCGACGGCTACGCGCGCAGCAGTTGGCGTTGCGGGCGCACCAGGATCTGCATCATTGGGACGACGTATTGCGCATCGTCAAGCTGCTGGAGAAGCGCGAAGCGATCGACCCGGCCAGCGCGGCGCAGACCAAGCGCCAGGCGGCCGAGCATGCATTGCGTGAACGTCGGCATGATGCTGTCAAGTTGATGGAAGCCTGGAAGAATCTGCCCACCGATACGCGGCTTGCGCCGCGCGTCGCCGATCTGGCGGCCAGCCTGTTGATCGACCTCGACCGTGCAGACGATGCACGCCGGATCGTCGAGCAAGCGTTGGCGGTGCAGTGGGACGGCAAGCTGGTGCGACGGTACGGCGGCTGCGGCGGCTCGGACCCGCTCCCGGCGATTCAACGTGCCGAGACCTGGCAGGCTGCCCATCCGAACGATCCGGACCTGAGTTTCGCGCTGGGTGCACTGTGCATCCAACAGCGCTTATGGGGCAAGGCGCAATCGTTCCTCGAGACGGCGCTGAAATATGCCGATCATCCGGCCATGACGGTGCGCACGCATCGGCTGCTGGGCGATATGTACGAATCGCTGGGCAATGCCGACGAGGCGGCGCGGCATTATCGGGAAGGCGCTCGCGCGTTTGATTTACACTAA
- the ppa gene encoding inorganic diphosphatase, with translation MSFNDVPAGKDPQNNDFNVIIEIPAQSDPVKYEADKETGLLFVDRFIGTGMRYPANYGYIPQTLAGDGDPVDVLVITPFPLLAGSVVRARAVGMLNMTDESGVDAKLVAVPADKICPATADIKSIDDVPSMLKDQIKHFFENYKALEKGKWVKVEGWEGQDKAQKEITEGLAAFKK, from the coding sequence ATGAGTTTCAATGACGTCCCGGCGGGCAAGGATCCGCAGAACAACGACTTCAACGTGATCATCGAGATCCCGGCGCAAAGCGACCCGGTCAAGTACGAAGCCGACAAGGAAACGGGCCTGCTGTTCGTCGATCGTTTCATCGGTACGGGCATGCGTTATCCGGCGAACTACGGGTATATCCCGCAGACGCTGGCCGGCGACGGCGACCCGGTCGATGTGCTGGTGATCACGCCGTTCCCGCTGCTGGCCGGTTCGGTCGTGCGCGCCCGTGCGGTCGGCATGCTGAACATGACGGACGAATCCGGCGTGGACGCGAAGCTGGTTGCGGTGCCGGCGGACAAGATCTGCCCGGCGACGGCGGACATCAAGTCGATCGACGACGTGCCGTCGATGCTGAAGGACCAGATCAAGCACTTCTTCGAGAACTACAAGGCGCTCGAAAAGGGCAAATGGGTCAAGGTCGAAGGCTGGGAAGGTCAGGACAAGGCGCAGAAGGAAATCACCGAAGGCCTGGCTGCGTTCAAGAAGTAA
- a CDS encoding L-histidine N(alpha)-methyltransferase, producing the protein MTQCWVVDLGCGSGLKTRVIVEAIAASMPTTLFAIDISAAALRQCAFTMSDLTAVKVTSFEGSYLPGLEALRDSRQNDAPLLALFLGSSISQFAVHEIEPFLGQVRALMRPGDAILIGADGIRSLAEMIAQYNDVLGIEAAFDKNALNVVNRTLGGNFDIAALAARAGFVFQAEWRDAKTGFADTLLYCPANNGTTDAHK; encoded by the coding sequence ATGACGCAATGCTGGGTTGTCGATCTCGGCTGCGGGTCTGGGCTGAAGACCCGTGTCATCGTGGAAGCAATCGCCGCTTCAATGCCGACCACGCTGTTTGCAATCGATATTTCCGCTGCCGCCTTACGTCAATGCGCCTTCACGATGTCGGACCTCACCGCAGTCAAGGTCACCTCATTCGAGGGCAGCTATTTGCCTGGATTGGAAGCACTACGAGATAGCAGACAGAACGACGCGCCCCTGCTGGCACTTTTTCTCGGCAGCTCGATCAGCCAATTCGCCGTTCACGAAATCGAACCGTTCCTCGGCCAGGTTCGCGCGCTGATGAGACCAGGAGACGCGATCTTAATCGGCGCAGACGGAATCCGTTCCCTGGCCGAGATGATCGCGCAGTACAACGACGTACTGGGCATCGAAGCCGCGTTCGATAAAAATGCGCTCAACGTCGTCAACCGTACCCTCGGCGGCAATTTCGATATCGCGGCATTGGCAGCACGCGCGGGCTTCGTGTTCCAAGCCGAGTGGCGCGACGCCAAGACCGGCTTCGCGGATACGCTGTTGTACTGCCCGGCAAACAACGGCACGACAGACGCGCACAAATAA
- a CDS encoding GNAT family N-acetyltransferase: MNYRMRIAALPAEINAAAWDELLARQSRPTPFLKHAFLSALTATGCASDDTGWAPRFITLWRDGADADAAPMAETASESSEGGDEHTVSSSEAPPGPNERLVAAAPLYLKSHSYGEYVFDWAWANAYEQHGQEYYPKLLCAVPFTPVTGARLLAEDDTARFALAQVLIAFAKQSGLSSLHILYPTEHEANMLDEAGMMARTAVQFHWLNAGYTSFDDFLATLNQKKRKNIKAERRRVAEAGVTFRRVRGEDATPEDWRFFNRCYRHTYREHHSTPYLNLAFFESIAATMPENLLLVIAEKEGRPVASSLLVYDKSIGGDVASEEPRGTLYGRYWGAIEHIDCLHFETAYYQPLSFCIDEGIAVFEGGAQGEHKMARGFLPTVTRSAHWLAHPSFSDAVAHFLARETAGIGNYVDELREHNPFRKAD; the protein is encoded by the coding sequence ATGAATTATCGCATGCGCATTGCGGCCCTGCCCGCCGAAATCAACGCCGCCGCCTGGGACGAGCTTCTCGCCCGGCAATCGCGGCCGACGCCCTTCCTGAAACACGCCTTCCTGTCGGCGCTGACGGCCACCGGCTGCGCCAGCGACGACACCGGCTGGGCGCCGCGCTTCATCACGCTCTGGCGAGATGGCGCGGACGCCGACGCCGCTCCCATGGCCGAGACGGCCTCGGAATCGTCCGAGGGCGGCGACGAACACACGGTCAGTTCCTCGGAGGCGCCGCCCGGGCCGAACGAACGACTCGTCGCGGCCGCGCCGCTGTATCTGAAATCGCATTCCTATGGCGAATACGTGTTCGACTGGGCCTGGGCAAATGCCTACGAGCAGCATGGGCAAGAATATTATCCGAAGCTGCTGTGTGCGGTGCCGTTCACGCCAGTGACCGGCGCACGCCTGTTGGCCGAGGACGATACGGCGCGCTTCGCGCTGGCACAGGTGCTGATCGCGTTCGCGAAACAGTCCGGTCTGTCGTCGCTGCACATCCTCTATCCCACCGAGCACGAAGCCAATATGCTCGACGAAGCCGGGATGATGGCGCGCACCGCCGTGCAGTTTCATTGGCTCAATGCCGGCTATACCTCGTTCGACGATTTCCTGGCGACGCTGAACCAGAAGAAACGCAAGAACATCAAGGCCGAGCGGCGGCGCGTCGCCGAAGCCGGCGTGACGTTCCGGCGCGTTCGCGGCGAGGACGCGACGCCCGAGGATTGGCGTTTCTTCAACCGCTGCTATCGGCATACCTACCGCGAACATCATTCGACGCCGTATCTGAATCTGGCGTTTTTCGAGTCGATCGCCGCGACGATGCCGGAGAATCTGCTGCTGGTGATCGCCGAAAAGGAAGGGCGGCCGGTGGCCAGCTCGCTGCTGGTGTATGACAAATCGATTGGCGGTGACGTGGCAAGCGAGGAGCCGCGCGGCACCTTATACGGTCGATATTGGGGCGCGATCGAGCACATCGACTGCCTGCATTTCGAGACGGCCTATTATCAGCCGCTGTCATTCTGCATCGACGAAGGCATCGCCGTGTTCGAGGGCGGCGCGCAGGGCGAACACAAAATGGCACGCGGCTTCCTGCCGACGGTGACACGCTCGGCGCATTGGCTCGCGCATCCATCGTTCTCGGATGCGGTAGCCCACTTCCTGGCGCGCGAGACGGCGGGGATTGGTAATTATGTAGACGAGCTGCGGGAACATAATCCGTTTCGGAAAGCGGATTGA
- a CDS encoding NAD+ synthase, which produces MPIRIALAQINTTVGDFSGNSEKIVAAARDAHAQGARVLVTPELALAGYPPEDLLLRPAFFAASQKALAALCEALRPFAGLHVIVGHPFRRNASANGGNASGTPHAGHGEASYDRHDNLNRAAHDGPPNLAAIDRSLPPRDTFNAASVIVDGDIIGTYLKQELPNGEVFDEKRYFASDPTPFVFEVDRVRFGVIICEDAWHRSAALLAQAQGAQVLLVPNASPYHLDKGDTRVQIVRDRIRESGLPVVYVNAVGGQDELVFDGGSFVLDASGERVAQLPQFEEKLGLIDFELGEGVPVAAPGATLARAEPIEAQVYRALVMGVRDYIGKNGFPGAIIGLSGGVDSALVLAVACDALGADRVRAVMMPSRYTADISLVDAKDMAARVGVRYDIVEIAPMFQAFEGALASEFAGLPLDATEENIQARIRGTLLMALSNKFGSIVLTTGNKSEMAVGYCTLYGDMAGGFAVIKDIAKTLVYRLCHWRNASDAFGTRDIIPERILTRAPSAELRENQTDQDSLPPYETLDAIMRMYMEEDRAPEDIVAAGYAAEDVNRIVRLIKINEYKRRQAPIGVRVTPRAFGRDWRYPVTSRYVDRVPV; this is translated from the coding sequence ATGCCCATCCGAATCGCGCTTGCGCAAATCAATACGACTGTCGGGGACTTTTCCGGCAATTCAGAGAAAATCGTTGCCGCCGCCCGCGACGCGCACGCTCAGGGCGCGCGCGTGCTGGTGACGCCCGAACTGGCGCTGGCGGGCTATCCGCCGGAAGATCTGCTGCTGCGCCCGGCATTTTTCGCGGCCAGCCAGAAAGCATTGGCGGCGCTGTGCGAGGCACTGCGGCCGTTTGCCGGTCTGCACGTGATCGTCGGCCATCCGTTTCGCCGCAATGCTAGCGCAAACGGCGGCAACGCGTCGGGCACGCCGCATGCGGGACACGGCGAGGCCAGCTATGACCGCCACGACAACCTGAATCGCGCCGCGCACGACGGGCCGCCGAATCTGGCGGCCATTGATCGCAGCCTGCCGCCGCGCGATACGTTCAATGCGGCATCGGTGATCGTCGACGGCGACATCATCGGTACGTATCTGAAGCAGGAACTGCCGAATGGCGAAGTATTCGACGAAAAGCGTTACTTTGCGTCGGATCCCACGCCTTTCGTCTTCGAAGTGGACCGCGTGCGTTTCGGCGTGATCATCTGCGAGGATGCCTGGCACCGCAGCGCCGCCTTGCTGGCGCAGGCGCAAGGCGCCCAGGTCCTGTTGGTCCCGAATGCGTCGCCATACCATCTCGATAAAGGCGACACGCGTGTGCAGATCGTCCGGGATCGGATTCGCGAAAGCGGCCTGCCGGTGGTCTACGTCAATGCGGTCGGCGGCCAGGATGAGCTCGTTTTCGATGGCGGTTCCTTCGTCCTGGATGCCAGCGGGGAACGCGTCGCGCAGCTGCCGCAGTTCGAGGAAAAGCTCGGTCTGATCGATTTCGAGCTCGGAGAGGGCGTGCCGGTGGCGGCACCAGGCGCGACCTTGGCACGTGCCGAGCCGATCGAGGCGCAGGTCTATCGGGCGCTGGTCATGGGCGTGCGCGACTATATCGGCAAGAATGGTTTTCCGGGTGCGATCATCGGTCTGTCGGGCGGTGTGGATTCGGCGCTGGTGCTTGCCGTGGCCTGCGATGCGCTGGGTGCCGATCGGGTCCGTGCCGTGATGATGCCTTCGCGCTACACGGCGGACATCTCGCTGGTGGACGCCAAGGACATGGCCGCGCGCGTGGGCGTGCGCTACGACATCGTTGAGATCGCGCCGATGTTTCAGGCGTTCGAGGGCGCGCTGGCGAGCGAATTCGCCGGCTTGCCGCTGGATGCGACCGAGGAGAATATCCAGGCCCGTATCCGCGGCACGTTGTTGATGGCGCTGTCGAACAAGTTCGGCTCGATCGTCCTGACGACCGGCAATAAGAGCGAAATGGCGGTGGGCTACTGCACCCTCTATGGCGATATGGCCGGCGGCTTTGCCGTGATCAAGGATATCGCGAAGACCCTGGTCTATCGCCTGTGCCATTGGCGCAACGCGAGCGATGCTTTCGGAACCCGCGACATCATTCCGGAGCGCATCCTGACGCGCGCACCGTCGGCGGAATTGCGTGAGAACCAGACCGATCAGGACAGCTTGCCCCCGTATGAGACACTCGATGCGATCATGCGGATGTATATGGAAGAGGATCGGGCGCCGGAGGACATCGTCGCGGCCGGTTACGCCGCCGAGGATGTCAACCGGATCGTGCGCTTGATCAAGATCAACGAATACAAGCGCCGGCAGGCGCCTATCGGCGTCCGAGTGACGCCGCGGGCGTTCGGTCGCGATTGGCGCTATCCGGTGACGTCGCGTTACGTAGATCGCGTGCCTGTTTGA
- a CDS encoding P-II family nitrogen regulator, giving the protein MKQITAIIKPFKLDEVREALAAVGVTGLTVTEVKGFGRQKGHTELYRGAEYVVDFLPKNKVEVVVSDSQVDAVLDAVVAAARTGKIGDGKIFVSPVDRAIRIRTGEQDEDAV; this is encoded by the coding sequence ATGAAACAAATTACCGCAATCATTAAACCGTTCAAGCTCGATGAAGTTCGTGAGGCACTGGCCGCCGTCGGCGTGACCGGGCTGACGGTGACGGAAGTGAAGGGCTTCGGCCGCCAGAAGGGCCACACGGAGCTGTACCGTGGCGCGGAATACGTGGTGGATTTTCTGCCGAAGAACAAGGTGGAAGTCGTCGTCTCCGACAGTCAGGTCGATGCGGTGCTGGATGCGGTGGTCGCGGCCGCCCGCACGGGGAAGATCGGCGACGGCAAGATTTTCGTCAGCCCGGTCGATCGTGCGATCCGAATCCGGACCGGCGAGCAGGACGAAGACGCGGTCTGA
- a CDS encoding Smr/MutS family protein: MARKPEQADASAGFAAWAELAGLRQAISDATVAREEARLAAAERAAQAMADADLFRRTVGVVAPLNAPERVLPFMPRPLPLPLKTRENEREMMREALSDAYDPDVLVDIDDSLSFKRTGVGQEVVRKLRRGHWVVQAQIDLHGLRTDEARDAMALFIRDAAKRGIRCIRVIHGKGLGSVNREPVLKGRVRSWLTQKHEVMAFVEARERDGGAGALLVLLQTQRQC, translated from the coding sequence ATGGCGCGCAAGCCCGAACAGGCGGATGCTTCCGCCGGCTTCGCCGCGTGGGCCGAATTAGCCGGCCTGCGGCAAGCGATATCGGACGCCACGGTCGCCCGGGAGGAGGCGCGCCTGGCGGCCGCGGAGCGCGCCGCGCAAGCGATGGCCGATGCCGACCTGTTTCGGCGTACGGTCGGTGTCGTAGCGCCGTTGAATGCGCCCGAGCGCGTGCTGCCCTTCATGCCGCGTCCGCTACCCCTGCCGCTGAAGACGCGCGAGAACGAGCGGGAAATGATGCGCGAGGCGCTGTCCGACGCCTACGATCCCGACGTCCTCGTCGATATCGACGACAGTTTGTCGTTCAAACGCACCGGCGTGGGTCAGGAAGTGGTCCGCAAGCTGCGGCGTGGACATTGGGTCGTACAGGCCCAAATCGATCTGCACGGGTTGCGCACCGATGAGGCGCGCGACGCCATGGCGCTATTCATCCGCGATGCCGCGAAGCGTGGCATTCGCTGCATTCGCGTCATTCACGGCAAGGGGCTGGGCTCGGTCAACCGCGAGCCGGTACTGAAAGGGCGCGTGCGAAGCTGGTTGACCCAGAAGCACGAGGTGATGGCCTTCGTGGAGGCGCGGGAACGCGACGGCGGTGCCGGCGCCTTGCTGGTATTGCTGCAGACCCAGCGTCAGTGCTGA
- the trxB gene encoding thioredoxin-disulfide reductase — translation MSDTKHAKVLILGSGPAGYTAAVYAARANLSPLLITGMAQGGQLMTTTDVENWPADPSGVQGPELMQRFLEHAERFNTEIVFDHIHTAKLNERPFRLIGDAGEYTADALILATGASAQYLGLESETAFMGKGVSACATCDGFFYKNKPCAVIGGGNTAVEEALYLSGIASKVTVIHRRDKFRAEPILIDRLMQKAAEGKVEILFDHTLEEVVGDPSGVTGLKVKHKDGAIKDLTVDGLFVAIGHKPNTDLFTGQVEMEHGGYIITGKNSRNYATATSVPGVFAAGDVQDHVYRQAITSAATGCMAALDAQRFLEDPEATESLQVW, via the coding sequence ATGTCCGACACGAAACACGCAAAAGTCCTGATCCTCGGTTCCGGACCGGCCGGCTATACGGCCGCCGTCTACGCGGCACGGGCGAATTTGTCCCCGCTGTTGATCACCGGCATGGCCCAAGGCGGTCAGTTGATGACGACGACCGATGTCGAAAATTGGCCGGCGGACCCCAGCGGCGTGCAAGGGCCGGAACTGATGCAGCGTTTCCTGGAGCACGCCGAGCGCTTCAACACCGAAATCGTCTTCGACCACATCCACACGGCGAAGCTGAACGAACGCCCGTTCCGCCTGATCGGCGATGCCGGTGAATACACGGCCGATGCGTTGATTCTGGCAACCGGCGCGTCGGCGCAGTATCTGGGTCTCGAATCGGAAACCGCCTTTATGGGCAAAGGCGTGTCGGCCTGCGCCACCTGCGACGGCTTTTTCTACAAGAACAAGCCCTGTGCCGTGATCGGCGGCGGCAATACCGCGGTCGAGGAAGCGTTGTACCTGAGCGGCATCGCCAGCAAGGTCACCGTCATCCATCGCCGCGACAAGTTCCGCGCCGAGCCGATCCTGATCGATCGGCTGATGCAGAAGGCGGCCGAAGGCAAGGTCGAGATCCTGTTCGATCATACGCTGGAAGAAGTCGTCGGCGATCCGTCGGGCGTGACCGGTTTGAAGGTCAAGCACAAGGACGGCGCGATCAAGGACCTGACCGTCGATGGCCTGTTCGTCGCGATCGGCCACAAGCCGAATACCGATCTCTTCACGGGCCAGGTCGAGATGGAGCACGGCGGCTACATCATCACCGGCAAGAACAGCCGCAACTACGCAACGGCGACCAGCGTGCCGGGCGTGTTTGCCGCCGGCGACGTGCAGGATCATGTCTATCGCCAGGCCATCACCAGCGCGGCAACAGGCTGTATGGCCGCGTTGGATGCGCAGCGCTTCCTGGAAGATCCGGAAGCGACCGAAAGTCTGCAGGTCTGGTAA